In Stieleria varia, one genomic interval encodes:
- a CDS encoding topoisomerase DNA-binding C4 zinc finger domain-containing protein yields MRIRDLVDCPPEFIHNRKDRQDRDAFLDRALNAAGLAILHIKAARTYSIREVQQRIASVLPGTACTLSAPPPLPAESSEPSCPKCHTAMVQRKAAKGPHACKRFWACTNYPRCREIIGID; encoded by the coding sequence ATGCGAATTCGTGACTTGGTGGACTGCCCTCCTGAATTCATTCACAACCGTAAGGACCGCCAAGACCGCGACGCCTTCCTTGATCGAGCCCTCAACGCCGCCGGCCTGGCGATTCTGCACATCAAAGCCGCCCGCACCTATTCGATCAGAGAGGTCCAGCAGCGAATCGCGAGTGTTCTGCCAGGCACCGCCTGCACCCTGTCAGCCCCACCGCCATTGCCAGCGGAATCAAGCGAACCTTCTTGCCCAAAATGCCACACGGCAATGGTTCAACGAAAAGCAGCGAAAGGACCACACGCGTGCAAACGCTTCTGGGCTTGCACCAATTACCCTAGGTGCCGCGAGATCATCGGAATCGACTAA
- a CDS encoding DNA sulfur modification protein DndB — protein sequence MGRKRTTRRKTTGFTYSLPAIRSFQAGQPYFTTAIPFGVLAKLLEPNAINAGVEPLDRDRTRAISQYITKYEETYVLPAVTLSTAGDCDFVSLCDSDTGVTAGTLMLPMDASLKIHDGQYRLHAIARTVAEEPHLASETLPVVIYADRNGCDRRFGDIKANQRKSGRAERIVSDSADPIANVTREVIANVSAFTDAIEMVKTTISNRSRNLFTFSALYQANEILLAAQQDQSLEDQAGFAVAFWQTVQDAMPDWTSDTPRVELRKQTVHAHGVALCAIATAGAVIVDRYPKTWTRRLAKLKSIDWSRSNTRVWEGKVMLGGRMTKSAASIDLTAKVLLRLLGSD from the coding sequence ATGGGAAGAAAACGAACAACACGCCGAAAGACAACTGGCTTTACCTATAGCCTGCCAGCGATCCGTTCGTTCCAAGCTGGTCAGCCCTATTTCACAACGGCGATCCCATTCGGAGTTCTCGCGAAACTGCTTGAACCGAACGCAATCAATGCCGGCGTGGAGCCACTAGATCGAGATCGAACGAGGGCGATCTCTCAATACATAACCAAATACGAGGAAACGTACGTTCTTCCTGCAGTCACGCTGTCGACCGCGGGAGACTGCGATTTCGTGTCGCTATGCGATTCTGATACGGGCGTCACGGCTGGAACGCTAATGCTGCCAATGGACGCATCATTGAAAATTCATGACGGCCAGTATCGCCTCCACGCGATTGCCAGAACCGTAGCCGAAGAACCTCACCTCGCCAGTGAAACTCTTCCTGTGGTGATTTATGCCGACCGCAACGGATGCGACAGACGCTTTGGAGACATCAAGGCGAATCAACGCAAGTCAGGTCGCGCGGAACGGATCGTCAGCGATTCCGCCGACCCAATCGCCAACGTCACTCGCGAAGTCATCGCGAATGTCTCCGCGTTCACCGATGCGATCGAAATGGTAAAGACGACGATCTCCAACCGTTCAAGAAACCTGTTTACGTTCAGCGCGTTGTACCAAGCCAATGAAATTCTGCTTGCAGCGCAGCAAGATCAGTCGCTGGAAGACCAAGCCGGGTTCGCGGTCGCGTTCTGGCAGACCGTCCAAGACGCAATGCCTGATTGGACGTCGGATACGCCGCGCGTCGAACTCCGTAAGCAAACTGTCCACGCGCACGGCGTAGCTTTGTGTGCCATCGCAACGGCTGGCGCTGTCATTGTTGACCGTTACCCCAAGACTTGGACACGCAGGCTCGCCAAGCTTAAAAGCATCGACTGGTCTCGCAGCAACACTAGGGTGTGGGAGGGAAAAGTAATGCTCGGCGGGCGAATGACAAAGTCCGCTGCTTCCATTGATCTCACTGCGAAGGTCTTACTACGCCTACTTGGGAGTGACTGA
- a CDS encoding GmrSD restriction endonuclease domain-containing protein, giving the protein METQVRTPQLIFMHPQRLVVPLFQRPYVWNEENQWEPLWMDVVRMATRVLEQPAAKHYPHFLGAVVLQQTPNAAGTMQERTIIDGQQRLTTLQLLFDALHAELVAADATAPAMRLETLIVNAEPFRVNPEDQFKVWPTNRDRPAFNAVMSAPLPLDYAAVGFDDQRMVGAHRYFSQSAAAWLREAGPENILSRASAIETAVRDLLQIVVIDLNAEENAQEIFETLNARGASLTAADLIKNFIFQRLMETGADVEKAYIQYWRHFESAFWEKEISVGRSFYPRSAIFLNHWLISKTGEEVVAREVFSRFKLYADESGEPMGTLLVQIKAAADVYRDFTERGGVLTGSIDRVGLFAYRTGVLESEVVKPLVMFLLDPQLAAIPSEQLLKSLEVIESWMVRRMLMRATTKNYNLVIAELIRHLREQSREEIGDAIESFLLKQDSNSRYWPDDNEIREELKVLPVYRRLGRGRLRMVLEAIEDHLRGWSGPNAGLGNERVSRGKLAIEHVMPRKWTTHWPLPGGLRSEGEREALIHTIGNLTLLTSRLNSKVSNGPWLGESGKRQGLDGHDVLFINRELLKTAKESWNESMIRARNEALADLIIKVWTTPEGHQSGFGNQVVRPRHRVDLSDLIAAKVLQTGITLIPRRKKYRNQTGVLLSDGRIEVAGQFHSSPTEAAKAITGAGSINGWYFFLVEEKPKRSLKDVRIEYLESIAADESDDDD; this is encoded by the coding sequence GTGGAAACACAAGTTCGGACACCTCAATTGATCTTTATGCACCCACAGCGATTGGTGGTGCCCTTGTTTCAGCGGCCGTATGTTTGGAACGAGGAGAACCAGTGGGAACCGCTCTGGATGGACGTTGTGCGGATGGCTACCCGAGTATTGGAACAACCGGCCGCCAAGCATTATCCACACTTCCTCGGTGCAGTCGTACTGCAGCAAACGCCCAATGCCGCCGGCACGATGCAGGAGCGGACGATCATTGACGGCCAGCAGCGACTGACGACATTGCAGTTGCTTTTCGACGCTTTGCACGCGGAATTGGTCGCCGCCGATGCTACCGCGCCAGCAATGCGTCTCGAAACATTGATCGTCAATGCGGAGCCATTCCGCGTGAATCCGGAGGATCAATTCAAAGTCTGGCCAACGAACCGAGACCGACCCGCATTTAACGCCGTGATGTCGGCTCCGCTACCGCTGGACTATGCAGCCGTCGGATTCGACGACCAGCGAATGGTGGGCGCACACCGGTATTTTTCCCAGTCAGCCGCGGCTTGGCTACGCGAAGCCGGGCCCGAAAACATTCTTTCTCGTGCGTCCGCCATTGAAACTGCTGTACGTGACCTGCTCCAGATCGTTGTGATTGATCTAAACGCTGAGGAGAACGCCCAAGAGATTTTTGAGACCTTGAACGCACGTGGTGCATCGCTAACTGCGGCAGACCTGATCAAGAACTTTATCTTTCAACGCCTGATGGAAACAGGAGCAGATGTCGAGAAGGCGTACATTCAATATTGGCGACATTTTGAATCAGCGTTTTGGGAGAAAGAGATCAGCGTTGGACGATCCTTCTATCCAAGATCTGCGATTTTTTTGAACCATTGGTTGATCTCAAAAACGGGCGAGGAGGTCGTCGCGCGCGAAGTCTTTTCCCGATTCAAGCTCTACGCGGACGAATCGGGCGAGCCGATGGGCACACTCTTGGTGCAAATCAAAGCTGCCGCTGATGTCTATCGCGACTTCACGGAGCGAGGCGGTGTGCTGACAGGATCGATCGACCGAGTTGGCTTATTTGCTTACCGAACAGGAGTTTTGGAAAGCGAAGTGGTTAAGCCGCTAGTCATGTTCCTGCTCGATCCACAGTTGGCGGCCATTCCCAGCGAGCAGCTGTTGAAGTCGCTTGAAGTCATCGAAAGCTGGATGGTTCGTAGAATGTTGATGAGAGCGACGACGAAGAACTACAACTTAGTCATTGCCGAATTGATCCGGCATCTACGTGAACAAAGCCGTGAGGAAATCGGCGATGCAATCGAGAGTTTTCTGCTGAAGCAAGACAGCAATAGTCGCTATTGGCCTGACGACAACGAGATTCGTGAAGAACTCAAAGTGTTGCCCGTTTACCGACGTTTAGGGCGTGGACGTTTGCGAATGGTACTCGAGGCAATAGAAGATCATTTGCGAGGCTGGTCGGGGCCGAATGCGGGGCTTGGGAATGAGAGGGTCTCGCGAGGCAAGCTGGCGATTGAGCATGTCATGCCACGAAAATGGACGACACATTGGCCGTTGCCCGGCGGATTGAGAAGCGAAGGCGAACGAGAAGCCTTGATCCATACGATCGGCAATTTGACTTTGCTTACTTCGAGACTCAACAGCAAGGTGTCGAATGGCCCCTGGCTAGGAGAAAGCGGGAAACGTCAGGGATTGGATGGGCACGACGTGCTCTTTATCAACCGCGAGCTACTGAAGACAGCCAAGGAGTCGTGGAATGAGTCAATGATTCGTGCTCGCAACGAAGCCCTTGCTGATCTGATCATTAAAGTTTGGACGACGCCGGAGGGACATCAATCCGGCTTCGGAAACCAAGTTGTTCGACCACGACACCGAGTCGACTTGAGTGACCTGATCGCAGCAAAGGTTCTGCAAACCGGTATCACTCTCATACCCAGACGGAAAAAGTACCGTAATCAGACGGGCGTACTTCTTTCGGATGGGCGTATTGAAGTCGCGGGGCAATTTCATTCGAGCCCGACTGAAGCAGCGAAGGCGATTACCGGCGCTGGATCGATCAACGGTTGGTATTTCTTCTTGGTCGAGGAGAAACCCAAACGTTCACTTAAAGACGTCCGTATCGAGTACCTGGAATCAATCGCGGCGGACGAGAGCGACGACGATGATTGA
- the dndE gene encoding DNA sulfur modification protein DndE: protein MIKQIKLSSQARDKLIRIKSRTGIGQWNILCRWALVVSMKEASPPTVVDIPADSNVEMSWQVFGGELNELYWALVKARCFKDGLGTDEETVAQQFRLHLHRGIGYLATPSAIGNIGDLINLALEEKA from the coding sequence GTGATTAAGCAAATCAAACTCTCATCTCAGGCAAGGGACAAGCTGATTCGGATCAAGTCCCGTACTGGAATTGGTCAATGGAATATTCTGTGCCGATGGGCGCTCGTAGTTTCGATGAAAGAAGCCTCTCCACCCACAGTCGTCGACATCCCTGCGGATAGCAATGTGGAAATGAGTTGGCAGGTATTCGGCGGCGAACTCAACGAACTCTACTGGGCCTTGGTTAAGGCACGCTGCTTCAAGGACGGCTTAGGAACTGACGAAGAAACCGTCGCTCAACAGTTCCGATTGCACCTCCATCGCGGAATCGGGTATCTGGCGACACCGTCGGCGATCGGTAATATTGGCGACCTTATCAATCTTGCGTT
- the dndD gene encoding DNA sulfur modification protein DndD, whose translation MQLLELSLYNFCLYRGEQTFNLSPDHRNGKPKPVILVGGINGGGKTSFFDSILLALYGSRANCSKRSNQSYGEFLTDCIHRGVDPADGASISLKFQYVSEGVERIYEIRRRWNVKKTLREHLEVYCDGAKHADFSKNWNHVVEEIVPIGVSQLFFFDAEKIRFIADDESTSDALGSAIKSLLGLDLAERLIADMKVVQMKLAERQISSSDREAVDEWKGELELIREELKSHKQDCGAARNSVGIAAKDLAKAEERFARIGGKHWDERNDNEAKKRELAVKKAGIESSLIGLASGSLPLAVIPDLLKSVDEFDMDGRSYQQLLQAGEALDSHDKAILSELRDHGIQANVLESIEMVQAKRRQLRADVQEPEHSIHLSEGSRNALSSLMTTELERLKKQGDSLVFDLEQTSAELDLIRRQLASTPKEAEIKDVAEKLKAAVRAHAEAESELKRLEQACDEKIREREEVESKIEEKLLRTNAEQVASDDAERMSQLSDRTRDTMKVFLEQSTAAKIDRLSANILEAFQYLLRKKSLVSSISIDPVDFSITLLDSDGLMIPKQRLSEGEKQMFAISVLWGLGRASNRRLPAIIDTPMARLDAMHRENLLTRYFPAASHQTIILSTDTEVDETFYEALEPNVARAYHLNYDEKTKQTIVEQGYFWHHEEAEAV comes from the coding sequence ATGCAGCTACTCGAACTATCCCTCTATAACTTTTGCCTTTACCGTGGTGAGCAGACTTTCAACCTCAGTCCCGATCACCGCAATGGAAAACCGAAGCCAGTCATTTTGGTCGGTGGGATCAACGGCGGTGGCAAGACTTCATTCTTCGACTCGATCTTGCTCGCGCTTTATGGTTCGCGCGCTAATTGCTCGAAACGATCAAACCAGAGCTATGGTGAGTTCCTGACGGACTGCATCCATCGGGGTGTTGATCCTGCAGATGGAGCGTCCATATCTCTAAAATTCCAGTATGTTTCGGAAGGTGTGGAGCGGATCTACGAGATCCGACGTCGCTGGAACGTTAAGAAGACTCTTCGGGAACATCTGGAAGTCTATTGCGATGGTGCGAAGCACGCAGACTTCTCCAAGAACTGGAATCACGTCGTGGAAGAAATTGTTCCGATCGGCGTCTCTCAGCTTTTCTTCTTTGATGCCGAAAAGATCCGGTTTATTGCTGACGACGAATCAACAAGTGACGCGTTGGGATCAGCGATCAAGTCCCTACTAGGGCTGGACCTTGCCGAACGTTTGATCGCGGATATGAAGGTCGTTCAGATGAAGCTCGCCGAACGTCAGATATCCAGCAGTGATCGAGAGGCCGTCGATGAGTGGAAAGGTGAGCTGGAACTCATTCGCGAGGAGTTGAAGTCGCACAAACAGGACTGCGGGGCTGCACGAAATAGCGTTGGTATTGCGGCCAAGGATTTGGCGAAGGCTGAAGAACGATTCGCTCGCATAGGTGGCAAGCACTGGGACGAGCGAAACGATAATGAAGCCAAGAAAAGAGAGCTTGCCGTCAAGAAAGCTGGTATCGAGTCTTCTTTGATTGGGCTCGCCAGCGGTAGCCTGCCTCTGGCAGTGATTCCGGATCTGTTGAAATCCGTTGACGAGTTCGATATGGACGGCCGGTCATATCAGCAGTTGCTGCAGGCTGGTGAGGCCCTCGACTCACATGACAAGGCGATTTTATCCGAACTAAGAGATCATGGGATCCAAGCAAATGTCTTGGAGTCAATTGAAATGGTCCAAGCGAAAAGACGACAGCTTCGAGCTGACGTTCAGGAGCCTGAACATTCGATACATTTGTCTGAAGGTTCACGCAACGCTTTGTCGTCGTTGATGACGACAGAGTTGGAACGTCTAAAAAAACAGGGCGATTCTTTGGTATTCGACTTGGAGCAAACCAGTGCGGAGCTGGACCTGATTCGCAGGCAACTTGCTTCCACTCCCAAAGAAGCAGAGATAAAGGATGTCGCAGAAAAACTGAAAGCGGCCGTTCGTGCGCATGCCGAGGCCGAATCAGAACTGAAGCGTCTTGAGCAAGCGTGTGATGAGAAAATTCGCGAGCGAGAAGAAGTTGAAAGCAAGATCGAGGAGAAGCTCCTTCGCACAAATGCGGAGCAAGTTGCTTCAGATGATGCAGAACGAATGTCACAGCTTTCGGATCGTACGCGTGATACGATGAAGGTATTTCTTGAGCAATCAACCGCGGCAAAGATTGATCGGCTTTCAGCAAATATTCTCGAAGCATTTCAGTATTTGCTCCGCAAGAAGTCGCTTGTTAGTTCGATTTCCATCGACCCAGTGGATTTCTCGATAACTCTCCTCGACTCCGATGGATTGATGATTCCTAAGCAGCGACTTTCCGAGGGGGAGAAGCAAATGTTTGCCATCTCAGTTCTATGGGGACTTGGGCGAGCGTCGAATCGTAGGCTGCCGGCAATCATCGATACTCCGATGGCTCGTCTCGACGCCATGCATCGCGAGAACTTGTTGACGCGATACTTCCCTGCAGCGAGCCATCAAACGATCATTCTTTCAACTGACACGGAGGTCGATGAAACATTCTACGAAGCACTGGAGCCCAATGTGGCGCGCGCGTACCATCTGAATTACGACGAAAAGACAAAGCAAACAATCGTTGAACAAGGCTACTTCTGGCATCACGAAGAAGCGGAGGCCGTTTAG
- a CDS encoding Wadjet anti-phage system protein JetD domain-containing protein, giving the protein MRSDEITLLRKLQEQTDGVAESSLRKGTQVLVNRLHACGAVQWERGKSGRGRRLRISSVAAFDALVHDELPQGLNFSEDLVQDHASAVELRGDAKAFAGSIAEAVLLRTIKPGIVIQRTTSVTSVSISELSEIAGCAAISITDDSDWEFSGTITVIENADTFWRYELVLPGTDLAIYSAGRMSSRLLRWLASPPMQSCQILHWGDYDPVGIDEYIRLYDACGARVCLHVPDDINELILKYGKRSLIQSNLNVLKRICNRHEVPNVLRMTELFDLHHRGLEQEILIGKQFPNFG; this is encoded by the coding sequence GTGCGTAGCGATGAGATAACGCTTCTACGAAAGCTGCAAGAGCAAACCGATGGTGTTGCTGAGTCGTCGCTGCGAAAAGGAACACAAGTTCTGGTCAACCGTCTGCATGCCTGTGGTGCCGTTCAGTGGGAACGGGGTAAGAGTGGCCGCGGTCGTAGACTGCGTATCTCCAGCGTGGCTGCGTTCGACGCGCTGGTACACGACGAACTTCCCCAGGGTCTCAACTTTAGCGAGGATCTTGTCCAGGATCACGCGTCAGCGGTCGAATTGCGCGGCGACGCAAAGGCGTTCGCAGGCTCGATTGCCGAGGCGGTGCTGCTTCGGACAATTAAACCGGGCATTGTCATTCAGCGAACTACCAGCGTTACGTCGGTCTCGATCAGTGAGCTATCCGAGATTGCTGGTTGTGCAGCAATTTCGATAACTGACGATTCTGACTGGGAGTTTTCAGGAACGATTACGGTCATCGAGAACGCAGACACATTCTGGCGTTACGAATTAGTGTTGCCTGGAACTGATCTTGCGATCTACAGCGCAGGACGAATGTCGTCCCGATTGCTTCGATGGCTGGCATCGCCCCCGATGCAATCCTGTCAGATTCTGCACTGGGGAGACTATGATCCGGTTGGCATCGACGAATACATCAGACTCTACGACGCGTGTGGAGCTCGAGTTTGTTTGCATGTCCCGGATGACATCAATGAACTAATTTTGAAGTATGGAAAGAGATCATTGATTCAGTCGAACCTCAACGTATTGAAGAGAATCTGCAATCGACACGAAGTTCCAAATGTTCTGCGGATGACTGAATTATTTGACCTTCATCATCGGGGACTCGAACAGGAAATTTTGATTGGTAAACAGTTTCCGAATTTCGGCTAG
- the dndC gene encoding DNA phosphorothioation system sulfurtransferase DndC — translation MVREKQIAFGGKGMKVAITELIEEVQELYLADQIPWVVGYSGGKDSSAVLQLVWLAVSRLPVEQRTKQIHVISTDTLVEQPLVAVWVDASHAKMREAATEQGVPLTPHKLVPDVKDTFWVNLIGRGYPKPTTQFRWCTSRMKINPSNNFIRQVVRENGEAMLVLGTRKAESQRRARNMEKHEKHRYRDRISPNAALPNSLVYSPIEDWNNDEVWQFLLQVKNPWGHTNKSLMGMYQGASADNECPVVLDTSTPSCGSSRFGCWVCTVVDKDRSMEAMIKNDDEKFWMQPLLDLRNELACDEEGLRDVELVQIGLTKKEISELGKTDRKGKPVRLSKENRGKVERNRRDFRRIDGRVQLFNGKTIPGPYRKNWREYWLKRVLEVQQGIRENGPKEMREIELVSTAEMHEIRRIWLYEKHEYDDTLPDIFKQVTGEEFPVVRGDDQLLDREDWDRLKDICSADDVFFQLQTELLDIEREFRGMTRRAGIYEAIEKRLKAARFSDGEEAFAARDAEQKRAEEIRDLRTIRKDKPENTKGSKKRSGAKVSNVSSAQQNLFDQQSLEENE, via the coding sequence ATGGTACGGGAAAAGCAAATTGCGTTCGGCGGCAAAGGGATGAAGGTTGCCATCACGGAATTGATCGAGGAAGTGCAAGAACTTTACCTGGCCGATCAAATTCCGTGGGTCGTTGGGTATAGCGGTGGCAAGGATTCAAGCGCTGTTTTGCAGCTTGTTTGGCTAGCCGTCTCGCGATTGCCTGTCGAGCAAAGAACGAAGCAGATTCACGTCATCTCGACGGATACGTTGGTCGAGCAACCGCTGGTCGCGGTTTGGGTCGATGCGTCACATGCCAAAATGAGAGAAGCGGCCACTGAGCAAGGCGTTCCGCTCACTCCGCATAAGCTAGTACCAGACGTGAAGGACACCTTTTGGGTCAACCTGATCGGAAGGGGCTACCCGAAGCCAACGACGCAGTTCCGTTGGTGTACTTCGAGGATGAAAATCAATCCGTCAAACAATTTCATCCGGCAGGTGGTGAGAGAGAACGGCGAAGCGATGCTTGTTTTGGGCACGCGCAAGGCAGAGAGCCAGCGACGTGCGCGGAACATGGAGAAACACGAAAAGCACCGGTATAGGGACCGCATATCGCCGAATGCTGCGCTCCCGAACTCGCTTGTCTATTCGCCGATCGAGGATTGGAATAACGACGAGGTTTGGCAGTTTCTTTTGCAGGTAAAGAATCCCTGGGGGCATACCAACAAGTCGCTGATGGGCATGTACCAGGGAGCTTCCGCCGACAACGAATGTCCAGTCGTTTTGGATACTTCGACGCCTAGCTGTGGAAGCAGCCGATTTGGCTGTTGGGTTTGTACCGTCGTCGATAAGGATCGCTCCATGGAAGCGATGATTAAGAACGACGATGAAAAATTTTGGATGCAACCTCTCTTAGATCTCCGAAATGAATTGGCGTGTGACGAGGAAGGACTTCGCGATGTAGAGCTTGTCCAGATCGGTTTGACGAAGAAAGAAATTTCCGAACTCGGTAAGACCGACAGAAAGGGAAAGCCAGTTCGCCTGAGCAAGGAGAATCGTGGCAAGGTCGAGCGAAACCGCCGGGACTTCAGGCGGATCGACGGACGAGTGCAGCTATTTAACGGCAAGACGATCCCCGGTCCTTACCGTAAGAATTGGCGAGAGTATTGGCTCAAACGAGTGCTTGAGGTCCAGCAAGGTATTCGCGAAAACGGTCCGAAGGAGATGCGTGAGATAGAACTGGTTTCTACCGCAGAGATGCACGAGATTCGCAGGATATGGCTTTACGAAAAGCACGAATACGATGACACGTTGCCGGATATCTTCAAGCAAGTTACCGGCGAGGAATTTCCAGTAGTCCGTGGCGACGATCAATTGTTGGATCGAGAAGACTGGGATCGGCTCAAAGATATCTGCAGTGCGGACGACGTATTTTTTCAGCTCCAAACGGAGCTGTTGGACATTGAGAGAGAATTTCGCGGTATGACTCGCCGCGCAGGAATATACGAGGCGATCGAGAAGCGACTCAAGGCGGCTCGGTTTTCCGATGGCGAGGAAGCGTTCGCCGCTCGTGACGCCGAGCAAAAGCGTGCGGAAGAAATTCGGGATTTGCGAACAATACGAAAAGACAAACCTGAGAACACAAAAGGGTCTAAGAAAAGATCAGGGGCAAAAGTTTCGAACGTGAGCTCGGCTCAGCAAAATCTCTTCGATCAACAGTCCCTTGAGGAGAATGAATAG
- a CDS encoding HNH endonuclease, translated as MTNQLAGIIKKLAKLRVDRSKGVAPHKPLLLLVMLELAKSGLLVTQELSLTPDIAFRFSVYWSIVAHRRTQPPDVRLPFHHTRSSKLWTTLKADGTESMHCDSTTTIRLSDEFFVALQSADFRQAAGYTLISNYFEHAEQVALYELTGIEPPEDSTVLDDLAITADKEARAEGRTARFRVDVVAAYCHTCALTGYRITTITGHSIVDAAHIHQFARSRNDDPQNGIALCKNAHWLFDLGLWSIDDDYRVIVSKDAFDEACPTQESLASMAGKQLILPRDERLWPMAKNLAWHRSKCFVA; from the coding sequence GTGACAAACCAACTTGCCGGAATAATCAAAAAGCTCGCGAAGCTGCGCGTCGATCGGTCGAAAGGTGTTGCGCCGCACAAACCACTATTGCTCCTCGTCATGTTAGAACTTGCAAAGTCCGGTCTGCTGGTGACACAAGAGCTTTCACTAACGCCCGATATCGCCTTCCGCTTTTCCGTTTACTGGTCAATTGTTGCGCACCGGCGCACTCAACCACCTGACGTTAGGCTGCCCTTTCACCACACACGGTCGTCAAAACTCTGGACAACGCTCAAAGCTGACGGCACTGAATCTATGCACTGCGACTCTACAACCACAATTAGGTTGTCTGACGAATTTTTCGTAGCCCTTCAATCAGCTGATTTCCGGCAGGCTGCCGGGTACACCTTAATCTCAAACTATTTCGAGCATGCTGAGCAGGTTGCACTCTATGAGCTTACTGGAATCGAACCACCGGAAGACTCTACCGTCCTCGACGACCTCGCGATCACAGCCGACAAGGAGGCCCGCGCCGAAGGTCGCACGGCTCGGTTTCGAGTTGATGTCGTCGCCGCCTATTGCCATACCTGTGCACTAACGGGATATCGCATCACTACAATCACCGGTCACTCGATCGTCGACGCCGCGCACATACACCAGTTCGCCCGTTCCCGAAATGACGATCCCCAGAACGGAATCGCCCTCTGCAAGAACGCCCACTGGCTCTTCGACCTCGGACTCTGGAGTATCGACGATGACTACCGAGTCATCGTTTCCAAGGACGCCTTTGACGAAGCGTGCCCAACGCAGGAATCGCTCGCTTCGATGGCCGGAAAGCAACTCATTCTCCCACGGGACGAACGACTCTGGCCGATGGCCAAGAATCTGGCTTGGCACCGCTCAAAGTGCTTTGTCGCATGA
- a CDS encoding phosphorothioated DNA-binding restriction endonuclease has product MNNEVLDRFRKLKVWQRGDERAPHKPLLLLLAFGRYVDGADRLIPYAEFDRPLQELLELFGPPRKSYHSEYPFWRLQNDGVWDLENADAVEKRHGQTDAKKSELIRHGVAGGLTAELFEAINQDRTLIKQIATELLEKSFPDSLHQDILESVGLLDAIEFTQRRKRDPKFRELVLQAYEYRCAICGLDLRMGGRELGLEAAHIKWHQAHGPDTVENGLSLCSLHHKLFDRGAIGLTDEHILLVSESVHGTEGMANWLLTHHGHAIRKPQRPDYLPSSSFVGWHRKEVFRSPPRSVLV; this is encoded by the coding sequence ATGAATAATGAAGTTCTTGACCGCTTCCGAAAATTGAAAGTCTGGCAACGAGGCGATGAACGAGCACCGCACAAGCCGCTGCTTCTCTTGCTCGCGTTCGGTCGATACGTCGACGGTGCCGATCGTCTCATCCCCTACGCCGAATTTGATCGACCGCTCCAAGAATTGCTTGAACTATTCGGTCCACCACGAAAGTCGTACCACAGCGAATATCCGTTTTGGCGACTGCAAAACGACGGCGTTTGGGACCTCGAAAACGCCGACGCAGTCGAGAAACGACATGGACAGACTGACGCGAAAAAGAGCGAACTAATTCGGCATGGAGTTGCGGGCGGATTGACGGCCGAGCTATTTGAGGCAATCAACCAAGATAGAACGCTGATAAAGCAAATCGCGACCGAACTGCTGGAAAAGAGTTTCCCGGATTCACTTCATCAAGATATTCTCGAATCTGTCGGATTGCTCGACGCAATTGAATTCACGCAACGACGCAAACGTGATCCAAAGTTTCGCGAGCTGGTCCTGCAAGCATACGAATATCGCTGTGCAATCTGTGGACTTGATCTGCGAATGGGGGGGCGCGAGTTAGGACTCGAAGCCGCTCACATCAAGTGGCACCAAGCACACGGCCCCGACACAGTCGAAAACGGTTTATCGCTTTGTTCGCTACATCACAAGTTGTTCGATCGCGGGGCGATTGGCCTCACCGATGAACACATTTTGCTGGTATCTGAATCGGTGCATGGGACCGAAGGAATGGCTAACTGGCTTCTCACCCACCATGGACATGCGATTCGCAAACCACAGCGGCCTGACTATCTCCCATCGTCCAGCTTCGTGGGCTGGCACCGTAAAGAAGTGTTCCGGTCGCCGCCGCGCAGTGTTTTGGTCTAG